A part of Microbacterium terregens genomic DNA contains:
- a CDS encoding GlsB/YeaQ/YmgE family stress response membrane protein, giving the protein MLWTIIGLIVIGLIAGLIARAVIPGKQSIGILLTIVLGIVGSFVGGFLGFLIFGSDPNGGFLQPAGIIGSIIGAIIVLGIYVLVTRRRVAGSR; this is encoded by the coding sequence ATGCTCTGGACCATCATCGGCCTCATCGTCATCGGCCTGATCGCCGGCCTCATCGCGCGTGCGGTCATCCCCGGCAAGCAGAGCATCGGCATCCTGCTGACGATCGTCCTCGGAATCGTCGGCTCGTTCGTCGGCGGATTCCTCGGCTTCCTCATCTTCGGCAGTGACCCCAACGGCGGCTTCCTCCAGCCCGCCGGCATCATCGGTTCCATCATCGGCGCGATCATCGTGCTGGGCATCTATGTCCTCGTCACGCGTCGGCGCGTCGCAGGATCGCGATAA
- a CDS encoding 3-hydroxyacyl-CoA dehydrogenase family protein: protein MTTVPASVGVIGGGRMGAGIAQVFAQAGSSVRVIERDEAAVAQARSRLEDGVAKAAVRDASVDAASVLARLDVSDDYAALAGAELVIEAVPEVIALKIEALTRAERVIGAAAWLATNTSSLSVTGLADQLQRPERFCGLHFFNPVPPSALVEIVLTPRTTPELRVLAEAWVAALGKTPIVVNDAPGFASSRLGAAIALEAMRMLEEGVASADDIDTAMVLGYRHATGPLRTSDLVGLDVRLGIAEYLHETLGDRFAPPQILRDKVAAGELGRKTGRGFFDYRDGA from the coding sequence ATGACCACCGTCCCCGCATCCGTCGGTGTCATCGGCGGGGGACGGATGGGCGCCGGCATCGCGCAGGTGTTCGCTCAGGCCGGTTCCTCCGTCCGCGTCATCGAGCGCGACGAGGCCGCTGTCGCCCAGGCCCGCTCGCGTCTCGAGGACGGCGTGGCGAAGGCGGCGGTGCGCGACGCGTCGGTGGATGCGGCATCCGTGCTCGCCCGCCTGGATGTGAGCGATGACTACGCGGCGCTCGCGGGCGCGGAGTTGGTGATCGAGGCGGTTCCGGAGGTCATCGCGCTGAAGATCGAGGCGCTGACCCGGGCCGAGCGGGTCATCGGCGCAGCCGCCTGGTTGGCGACGAACACGTCGTCGCTGTCGGTCACGGGGCTGGCGGATCAGCTCCAGCGGCCCGAGCGCTTCTGCGGTCTGCACTTCTTCAACCCGGTGCCGCCGTCCGCGCTGGTCGAGATCGTGCTGACACCGCGCACCACCCCCGAGTTGCGCGTGCTCGCCGAGGCGTGGGTCGCCGCGCTCGGCAAGACGCCGATCGTGGTCAACGACGCCCCCGGCTTCGCCAGCTCACGCCTCGGCGCGGCGATCGCACTGGAGGCGATGCGGATGCTGGAGGAGGGCGTCGCCAGCGCCGATGACATCGACACCGCGATGGTGCTGGGCTATCGGCACGCGACTGGGCCGTTGCGCACGTCCGATCTCGTGGGCCTGGACGTGCGTCTGGGGATCGCCGAATACCTGCACGAGACCCTCGGCGACCGGTTCGCCCCTCCGCAGATCCTGCGGGACAAGGTCGCCGCAGGCGAGCTCGGCCGCAAGACCGGTCGCGGGTTCTTCGACTACCGCGACGGCGCCTGA